One segment of Streptomyces sp. NBC_00576 DNA contains the following:
- the speB gene encoding agmatinase, with product MTSSYETPRGPVDSSRIPRYAGPATFARLPRLDEVGGRTDVAVVGVPFDSGVSYRPGARFGGNAIREASRLLRPYNPAQDASPFALAQVADAGDIAVNPFDIHEAVETVEAAADELLGTGARLMTLGGDHTIALPLLRSVAKKHGPVALLHFDAHLDTWDTYFGAEYTHGTPFRRAVEEGILDTSALSHVGTRGPLYGKQDLDDDAKMGFGIVTSADVMRRGVDEVADQLRQRIGDRPLYISIDIDCLDPAFAPGTGTPEAGGMTSRELLEILRGLASCNLVSADVVEVAPAYDHAEITSVAASHTAYELTTIMSRQIAQHSTQQIAQARGDQGENEDGETK from the coding sequence ATGACCAGCAGTTACGAGACGCCCCGCGGCCCCGTCGACTCGTCGCGCATCCCGAGATACGCCGGTCCCGCGACCTTCGCGCGGCTGCCACGCCTCGACGAGGTCGGCGGACGGACGGATGTCGCCGTGGTCGGGGTGCCGTTCGACTCGGGGGTCTCGTACCGGCCGGGCGCCCGCTTCGGCGGCAACGCGATCCGCGAGGCGTCCCGGCTGCTGCGCCCGTACAACCCGGCACAGGACGCGTCCCCGTTCGCGCTGGCCCAGGTCGCGGACGCCGGAGACATCGCCGTCAACCCGTTCGACATCCACGAGGCCGTCGAGACGGTGGAGGCGGCGGCCGACGAGCTGCTGGGGACGGGCGCGAGGCTGATGACCCTCGGCGGCGACCACACGATCGCGCTGCCACTCCTGCGCTCGGTGGCGAAGAAGCACGGCCCGGTGGCGCTGCTCCACTTCGACGCCCACCTCGACACCTGGGACACCTACTTCGGCGCCGAGTACACGCACGGGACGCCGTTCCGGCGGGCGGTGGAGGAGGGCATCCTCGACACCTCCGCCCTCTCGCACGTCGGCACGCGCGGCCCGCTGTACGGCAAGCAGGACCTGGACGACGACGCGAAGATGGGCTTCGGCATCGTGACGTCGGCGGACGTGATGCGGCGCGGTGTCGACGAGGTCGCCGACCAGCTCCGCCAGCGCATCGGCGACCGCCCGCTCTACATCTCCATCGACATCGACTGCCTCGACCCTGCGTTCGCCCCCGGCACGGGTACGCCGGAGGCGGGCGGTATGACGTCGCGGGAGCTGCTGGAGATCCTGCGGGGCCTGGCGTCCTGCAACCTGGTCTCGGCGGACGTCGTGGAAGTGGCACCCGCGTACGATCACGCCGAGATCACGTCGGTCGCGGCGTCGCACACGGCGTACGAACTGACGACGATCATGTCCCGCCAGATCGCCCAACACAGTACCCAACAGATTGCACAGGCCCGCGGGGACCAGGGCGAGAACGAGGACGGCGAAACGAAGTGA